In the Variovorax sp. S12S4 genome, one interval contains:
- a CDS encoding DUF3526 domain-containing protein, whose translation MTAAAVLRKELRALVRDGRFVVLAVSLSLLLAGLLFASAQQQRRLAHEKAQVSELVRQQWDSQGDKHPHRGAHFGLYAFRPDSPLAVLDPGLGPYLGQALWLEPHRRNMARFRPAADEPPSVRFGSFTPAFVLQALLPLLIVALAFNAVSLERESGTLRMLHSAGLPGRALLAGKFLALLAVVSLVPLAAVGAGLALVTAGASPGADAVWRAAVLAGTFLIYCGVFAALALAVSAMVASSRRALFVVLGLWIAFVFVVPRLGAASAQAAAPLPTAERFWGDIQRDYAEGLPGDGALAVRNERFDAELLRRHNVRRLEDLPFGAYALRRMERDAYADRVHAIHFGRLWDRYAMQESVARIASALSPTTAMRAISMKLSGTDLAHQRHFEEAAEQYRRRANIKIDQWDMDNTRGLTSFDDKYAGDALWRSVDAFHYTPPNIAFALRAALPDLGLLLAWATAACGLLVLAARRLRP comes from the coding sequence ATGACGGCCGCCGCGGTGCTGCGAAAGGAACTGCGCGCGCTCGTTCGCGACGGGCGTTTTGTTGTGCTTGCCGTCTCGCTGTCGCTGCTGCTGGCCGGCCTGCTGTTCGCTTCGGCCCAGCAGCAGCGGCGGCTTGCGCACGAGAAGGCGCAGGTCAGTGAGCTGGTGCGCCAGCAGTGGGATTCGCAGGGCGACAAGCACCCGCATCGTGGCGCGCATTTCGGCCTCTACGCCTTCCGCCCCGACTCGCCGCTTGCCGTGCTCGATCCCGGTCTCGGCCCTTACCTGGGCCAGGCGCTCTGGCTCGAACCGCATCGGCGCAACATGGCGCGCTTCCGTCCGGCGGCCGACGAGCCGCCGTCGGTGCGCTTCGGGTCTTTCACGCCGGCCTTCGTGCTGCAGGCGCTGCTGCCGCTGCTGATCGTCGCCCTGGCTTTCAACGCCGTCAGCCTGGAACGGGAAAGCGGAACCTTGCGCATGCTGCACAGCGCCGGCTTGCCGGGCCGCGCGCTGCTTGCAGGAAAGTTCCTGGCGCTGCTCGCGGTGGTCTCGCTGGTTCCGCTGGCCGCAGTGGGGGCGGGTCTTGCGTTGGTGACGGCAGGCGCATCGCCTGGCGCGGACGCCGTATGGCGCGCGGCCGTTCTGGCGGGCACCTTCTTGATCTACTGCGGTGTCTTTGCAGCCTTGGCGCTGGCGGTGTCGGCCATGGTGGCGAGCAGCCGGCGCGCGCTGTTCGTCGTGCTGGGCCTGTGGATCGCCTTCGTCTTCGTCGTGCCGCGCCTGGGTGCCGCGAGCGCGCAGGCCGCTGCACCGCTGCCGACGGCCGAGCGCTTCTGGGGCGACATCCAGCGCGACTACGCCGAAGGCCTGCCGGGCGATGGCGCGCTGGCCGTGCGCAACGAACGTTTCGATGCGGAGCTTCTGCGCCGGCACAACGTGCGTCGCCTGGAAGACCTGCCCTTCGGCGCCTATGCGCTGCGCCGGATGGAGCGCGACGCCTACGCCGACCGCGTGCATGCGATCCACTTCGGCCGCCTCTGGGATCGCTACGCAATGCAGGAGAGCGTTGCGCGCATTGCCTCGGCACTCAGCCCGACGACGGCCATGCGTGCGATCTCGATGAAGCTCTCGGGCACCGACCTCGCGCATCAGCGCCACTTCGAGGAAGCGGCCGAGCAGTACCGCCGCCGCGCGAACATCAAGATCGACCAGTGGGACATGGACAACACCCGCGGGCTGACTTCGTTCGACGACAAGTACGCCGGCGACGCGCTGTGGCGGTCGGTCGATGCGTTTCACTACACGCCGCCCAACATCGCTTTCGCATTGCGCGCAGCGTTGCCCGACCTCGGCTTGCTGCTCGCCTGGGCGACGGCGGCCTGCGGCTTGCTGGTGCTTGCCGCGCGGAGGCTGCGGCCATGA
- a CDS encoding ABC transporter ATP-binding protein, with protein sequence MDHEVLSARGLVVTLGGRRAIDGLDLSVPAGSVYALLGGNGAGKTTTLNALLGFVAPSAGSVQVAGIDPRRNAAAARRHLAYLPENVALYPYLSGIENLQYFCALGGVPLADAAARALLDQAGLQTASHTARVATYSKGMRQKVGLAIAHAKHAKAMLLDEPTSGLDPGAANDFAQRVRAAADAGMAVLMATHDLFNAKQVADCIGIMKEGRLVAQFDTHTVSHDELERAYLAHTRTAPLERAT encoded by the coding sequence ATGGATCACGAAGTGCTCTCGGCGCGAGGGCTGGTCGTCACCTTGGGCGGGCGCCGCGCAATCGACGGACTCGACTTGAGCGTGCCGGCCGGCAGCGTCTACGCGCTGCTCGGCGGCAACGGGGCGGGCAAGACAACCACGCTGAACGCACTGCTGGGTTTCGTGGCGCCGTCGGCCGGAAGCGTCCAGGTCGCCGGGATCGATCCGCGCCGCAACGCTGCTGCGGCGCGGCGCCATCTGGCCTACCTGCCCGAGAACGTGGCGCTGTATCCGTACCTGAGCGGCATCGAAAACCTTCAGTACTTCTGTGCGCTGGGTGGCGTGCCGCTGGCCGATGCGGCCGCACGTGCCCTGCTGGACCAGGCCGGCCTGCAGACGGCGTCGCACACAGCGCGTGTCGCGACTTACTCGAAGGGCATGCGGCAAAAGGTCGGCCTTGCCATTGCGCATGCCAAACATGCAAAGGCGATGCTGCTCGACGAGCCCACCTCGGGCCTCGACCCTGGTGCCGCGAACGACTTTGCACAGCGCGTGCGCGCCGCTGCCGACGCCGGCATGGCCGTGCTGATGGCCACGCACGACCTGTTCAACGCCAAGCAGGTTGCGGACTGCATCGGAATCATGAAGGAAGGGCGTCTCGTCGCGCAGTTCGATACGCACACCGTCAGCCACGACGAGCTGGAGCGCGCCTATCTGGCTCACACGCGCACGGCGCCTTTGGAGCGGGCCACATGA